In Desulfofundulus kuznetsovii DSM 6115, the following are encoded in one genomic region:
- a CDS encoding DUF499 domain-containing protein, whose product MNKLPWTPWHQVVRLRDDIRSGELSLAVFAADLYDVVMGRAKPVYQDPAEFFALTYPTFNLRELARDVLNRLAGKSEKAVRQLELTYGGGKTHTLITLYHLVADPAGLPDLPAVREFIEHAGITPPRARVACLPFDKLDVEKGMEIKAPDGQVRWLKHPWSVLAWQIAGAEGLRLLHPDGEDAERESAPAENLLTGLFALPGREGLSTLILMDEVLVYAREKIGLDPVWRGRLQNFFQYLTQAATKVERCAVVVSLLASDPKKSDALGKEIAKEMYDIFRREQEEGVQPVVKEDVAEVLRRRLFTAESIRDREAFRPHVMAALKGITELDDQTKKDGKAAEERFLRSFPFHPDLTEIFYVKWTQLEGFQRARGVLRTFSLALREAEKWDHCPLIAANVFLSAPGSGEISAAARELTTVAASEEYEGKRQEWAGILEGELAKARAIQAETPGLKFREVEQAVMATFIHSQPIGQKALTRELFILLGHTRPDRIDLEKALGRWAEVSWFLDEAALSDAETRGDGRQALPKTWRLGSKPNLRQMHSEACRRVPAELIEARLIDAISGLKSLTAGASAAGARVHNLPERPKDIEDDGEFHYAVLGPKAASTAGNPSVEARRFIEETTGPDRPRVYRNAVVLAVPSREGLEIARDRIREYLGWEEVRNMLKGQEIDPVRAALLNAKTEGAKKKIAEAVRQAYCLAVTVSEKNEILAYKLTVGTEPLFNIIKADPRVRIQETAISAEALLPEGPYNLWREGETARRVKDLVGAFAQFPHLPKMLRRKEILETLILGVKEGLFVLRSVRPDRSVRTIWREEPLEADLKDPGLELVLPEAAILSGLSPDLLVPGVLPGLWPTPPEIAVRDVVAYFRGGNVVQVPREGYTEPVVIPKAEPEVVYAAIAEAVEAGKLWLTTNTASVFAEEIPAGILTGDARLQPPPPPVPVTAVLPDNLPAAWPGPETTALGIAAALSQKAGRSLPWVTVREAIDGAIKARLLEKTIDSGPWPCDFSGARQVKLRVPAGEVVPPPTPPPPLPPQPGFKVAQAELRPHQIQDLAEIIGELVNAAAGYELVFRLRVELGGAGTLPDEVVQTVNRLLAGVAKDLQLK is encoded by the coding sequence ATGAATAAACTTCCCTGGACACCGTGGCACCAGGTCGTCCGGCTCCGGGACGATATCAGGTCGGGAGAGCTGTCGCTGGCCGTTTTTGCGGCCGACCTCTATGACGTGGTTATGGGCCGGGCCAAGCCGGTCTACCAGGACCCGGCCGAGTTTTTTGCGCTGACCTACCCGACCTTCAACCTGCGCGAGCTGGCCAGGGACGTGCTGAACCGTCTGGCTGGCAAAAGCGAAAAGGCCGTGCGGCAGCTGGAGCTCACCTACGGCGGCGGCAAGACGCACACCCTGATCACCCTCTACCACCTGGTTGCCGACCCGGCAGGACTGCCGGACCTGCCCGCCGTGAGAGAGTTTATCGAACACGCGGGAATCACTCCGCCCAGGGCACGGGTGGCCTGCCTGCCCTTCGATAAGCTTGACGTTGAAAAGGGGATGGAAATCAAGGCGCCGGATGGACAGGTCCGGTGGCTCAAACACCCCTGGAGCGTGCTGGCCTGGCAGATCGCCGGGGCCGAGGGTCTACGCCTCCTGCACCCTGACGGCGAGGATGCCGAACGGGAGAGTGCCCCGGCGGAGAACCTCCTGACGGGCCTGTTTGCCCTCCCGGGCCGGGAGGGGCTGAGCACCCTCATCCTCATGGACGAGGTGCTCGTGTACGCCCGCGAGAAGATCGGGCTTGACCCGGTGTGGCGCGGCCGGCTGCAGAATTTCTTCCAGTATTTAACCCAGGCGGCTACGAAAGTAGAGCGGTGCGCGGTGGTCGTTTCCCTTTTAGCGAGTGATCCTAAGAAGAGTGATGCCCTCGGCAAGGAAATCGCCAAGGAGATGTACGATATCTTCCGGCGCGAGCAGGAAGAGGGCGTTCAGCCCGTAGTGAAGGAAGATGTGGCGGAGGTGCTGCGGCGCCGTTTGTTTACGGCGGAATCCATCCGCGACCGGGAGGCTTTTCGTCCACACGTGATGGCCGCGCTCAAGGGCATTACGGAACTGGATGACCAGACGAAAAAAGACGGCAAGGCGGCCGAGGAGCGCTTTCTGCGCAGTTTTCCTTTCCACCCGGACCTGACGGAGATTTTCTACGTGAAATGGACCCAGCTTGAAGGCTTTCAGCGGGCGCGCGGCGTGTTGCGGACCTTTTCGCTGGCCCTGCGGGAGGCCGAGAAATGGGATCATTGCCCGCTCATCGCTGCGAATGTGTTCCTGAGCGCTCCGGGCAGCGGGGAGATCTCGGCTGCCGCCAGGGAGTTGACCACGGTTGCCGCCAGCGAGGAGTATGAAGGAAAGCGGCAGGAGTGGGCGGGTATCCTGGAAGGAGAGTTAGCCAAGGCACGGGCGATTCAGGCCGAAACCCCGGGGCTTAAATTCCGGGAGGTCGAACAGGCCGTGATGGCTACTTTTATCCACTCGCAGCCCATCGGCCAGAAAGCACTGACCCGCGAACTTTTTATCCTGCTCGGCCATACGCGCCCGGACAGGATCGATTTGGAAAAGGCGCTCGGGCGCTGGGCCGAGGTTTCCTGGTTCCTCGATGAGGCGGCGCTCAGTGACGCCGAAACACGCGGCGATGGTCGCCAAGCGCTGCCCAAAACCTGGCGGTTGGGTTCGAAGCCCAACCTGCGGCAGATGCACAGCGAGGCGTGCCGGCGGGTACCGGCCGAACTGATTGAGGCCAGGCTCATTGACGCCATCAGCGGCCTGAAAAGCCTGACCGCCGGTGCCTCGGCGGCCGGCGCCAGGGTGCACAACCTTCCGGAACGGCCGAAGGATATCGAGGACGACGGCGAGTTCCATTACGCCGTTTTGGGGCCGAAGGCGGCCTCCACGGCGGGTAATCCGAGCGTGGAGGCCAGGCGCTTCATCGAAGAAACGACCGGTCCCGACAGGCCGCGGGTTTACCGCAACGCCGTCGTGCTGGCGGTGCCGTCGCGGGAGGGGCTGGAGATCGCCCGCGACCGGATCCGGGAATATCTCGGCTGGGAAGAAGTGCGCAATATGCTAAAAGGGCAGGAAATTGACCCGGTGCGGGCCGCGCTGCTCAACGCCAAGACGGAGGGCGCGAAGAAAAAAATCGCCGAGGCGGTCCGGCAGGCTTACTGCCTTGCGGTGACGGTTTCGGAGAAGAATGAAATCCTGGCTTATAAGCTTACCGTGGGAACAGAGCCCCTTTTTAACATTATCAAGGCCGATCCCCGCGTCCGCATCCAGGAGACAGCAATAAGCGCTGAGGCGCTCTTACCCGAAGGCCCCTATAACCTCTGGCGCGAGGGAGAAACGGCGCGCCGGGTAAAAGATTTGGTCGGTGCTTTTGCCCAGTTCCCCCACCTGCCGAAGATGTTGCGCCGGAAGGAAATCCTGGAAACATTGATCCTCGGGGTCAAAGAAGGGCTCTTTGTCCTGCGTTCGGTGCGTCCGGACCGGTCGGTGCGTACCATCTGGCGTGAAGAGCCGCTGGAGGCGGATCTGAAGGATCCCGGCCTGGAACTTGTGCTGCCCGAGGCGGCTATACTGTCCGGGCTTTCTCCTGATCTTTTGGTTCCCGGGGTGTTGCCGGGGCTGTGGCCTACCCCGCCCGAGATCGCCGTTCGGGACGTGGTAGCCTATTTCCGCGGCGGAAATGTCGTCCAGGTGCCCAGAGAAGGATACACTGAACCGGTAGTCATTCCTAAGGCTGAACCGGAAGTTGTTTACGCAGCGATAGCGGAGGCGGTTGAGGCAGGGAAGCTATGGCTGACCACGAATACAGCCAGCGTCTTCGCCGAAGAGATACCGGCCGGCATCCTGACCGGAGACGCCAGGCTTCAGCCCCCACCGCCCCCGGTTCCGGTGACCGCAGTGCTCCCGGATAACCTCCCGGCGGCCTGGCCGGGTCCGGAGACAACCGCGCTGGGTATCGCGGCGGCTCTTTCACAAAAGGCCGGCAGGAGTCTTCCGTGGGTGACAGTGCGGGAGGCCATAGACGGGGCAATCAAAGCCCGGCTGCTTGAAAAAACCATAGATTCAGGTCCCTGGCCCTGTGATTTCAGCGGCGCGCGGCAGGTCAAGCTCCGGGTGCCGGCCGGGGAGGTGGTGCCGCCGCCCACACCTCCGCCGCCACTGCCGCCGCAGCCGGGTTTCAAAGTGGCCCAGGCAGAGTTGCGTCCCCATCAGATCCAGGATTTAGCGGAGATCATCGGCGAGCTGGTTAACGCCGCTGCCGGCTACGAGCTTGTCTTCAGGCTGCGGGTCGAATTAGGCGGCGCTGGGACGCTGCCTGATGAAGTCGTCCAAACAGTCAACCGGCTGCTTGCCGGGGTCGCGAAAGACCTGCAGCTCAAGTAG
- a CDS encoding biotin transporter BioY translates to MKLSPRDMALAALFAALAAVAAMLSRFFITPYVPFSLVPFVVMLAGGLLGARVGALSMLIYVLLGLVGLPVFETAPFGGPAYVLKPTFGFLLGFIGGAWVTGALAPKQKDPGVVPLFFAMVAGLAVIYVIGLPYLYVILNFYMGKTFSALQVIKIGFLPFIGFDLLKAALAAVLARLVYRRLHGLGGGSTGRVR, encoded by the coding sequence ATGAAACTATCACCCCGGGATATGGCTCTGGCCGCCCTCTTTGCCGCCCTGGCGGCCGTGGCGGCCATGTTGTCCCGCTTCTTCATCACACCCTATGTACCCTTTAGCCTGGTGCCCTTTGTGGTTATGCTGGCCGGCGGGCTTCTGGGTGCCCGGGTGGGGGCTTTGAGCATGCTGATCTACGTGCTGCTGGGCCTTGTCGGCCTGCCGGTCTTCGAGACGGCTCCCTTTGGCGGCCCGGCCTATGTGCTGAAGCCCACCTTCGGCTTCCTGCTGGGCTTTATCGGCGGCGCCTGGGTTACGGGAGCCCTGGCCCCCAAACAAAAGGACCCGGGCGTGGTACCCCTGTTTTTCGCCATGGTCGCCGGCCTGGCGGTAATCTACGTCATCGGACTGCCTTACCTCTACGTAATACTCAATTTTTACATGGGCAAAACCTTCTCCGCCCTGCAGGTAATTAAGATAGGATTTCTGCCCTTCATCGGCTTCGACCTGCTCAAGGCCGCACTGGCCGCCGTGCTGGCCCGGCTGGTTTACCGGCGGCTGCACGGCCTGGGCGGTGGAAGCACCGGCCGCGTGAGGTAA
- a CDS encoding biotin--[acetyl-CoA-carboxylase] ligase, whose product MLKEQVLEMLVKGYPDFVSGEAICQNLGVSRTAVWKHIQALRGAGYDIEAVPHAGYRLVNIPDRLYPAEITRGLQTAFLGRNVYHYDQVESTNRTARELAARGVPDGTLVVAEEQTGGRGRMGRGWFSPHGRGIWCSVILHPAVNPMDAPPLTMLAAVAVARALRRAAGVEAGIKWPNDLLVGEKKICGILTELSAEMERINYLIIGMGINVNIDRHEFPPELREIATSVQIERGRRVSRVHLLQNLLAELEYWYRIWEKEGFAPVLACWKELNVTLHRPVRVFTQRETWEGWAEDVDADGSLVLRLPGGEYKRVVSGEVSLRAR is encoded by the coding sequence TTGTTGAAGGAACAGGTCCTGGAAATGCTGGTAAAAGGATACCCTGATTTTGTCTCCGGGGAGGCTATCTGCCAGAACCTGGGGGTTTCCCGCACGGCGGTATGGAAGCACATCCAGGCTTTGCGGGGGGCGGGTTATGACATTGAGGCCGTGCCCCACGCCGGCTACCGCCTGGTAAACATTCCGGACCGCCTTTATCCCGCGGAAATCACCCGGGGGTTGCAAACTGCCTTTCTGGGACGCAACGTTTATCATTACGACCAGGTGGAGTCCACCAACCGCACGGCCCGGGAACTGGCCGCCCGCGGGGTCCCCGACGGCACCCTGGTGGTGGCCGAGGAACAAACCGGAGGCCGGGGACGTATGGGCCGGGGATGGTTCTCCCCCCACGGCCGGGGAATCTGGTGTTCCGTGATTTTGCACCCCGCGGTAAACCCCATGGACGCCCCTCCCCTGACCATGCTGGCGGCCGTGGCCGTAGCCCGGGCACTGCGCCGGGCCGCGGGAGTTGAGGCGGGAATCAAGTGGCCCAACGACCTGCTGGTGGGGGAGAAAAAAATATGCGGCATTTTAACCGAACTCTCCGCCGAAATGGAGCGGATCAATTATTTAATCATCGGCATGGGCATCAACGTCAATATTGACCGCCATGAGTTCCCCCCGGAGCTGCGGGAAATCGCCACCTCGGTGCAGATCGAAAGGGGGCGGCGGGTTTCCCGGGTGCATCTGCTGCAAAACCTGCTGGCCGAGCTGGAATACTGGTACAGGATCTGGGAAAAAGAGGGGTTTGCCCCGGTGCTGGCCTGCTGGAAGGAGCTAAACGTTACCCTGCACCGGCCGGTCAGGGTGTTCACCCAGAGGGAAACCTGGGAAGGGTGGGCCGAGGATGTGGATGCCGACGGCTCGCTGGTACTGCGCCTGCCCGGCGGCGAATACAAAAGGGTGGTCAGCGGGGAGGTGAGCCTGCGGGCCAGGTAG
- a CDS encoding DUF1156 domain-containing protein → MTDYPRLIERAFPLKQASLDAVHEKNVRHGHISTLHIWPARRPLAACRAALIATLLPDPGTPEERRRILEKLAGRVVQKVEKKKLPGAHVIERIREETEGGILHWGRENGPALDWFRAEIKKAYGGRAPKVLDPFAGGGSIPLEAMRLGCEVTAIDINPVAWFILKCTLEYPQKLAGQKRPLPEFILADQDFMEAFYKVHPGIVGRGRLQKRQLDLESLFSQQETGELPVPEADLSWHVRAWGRWVLKHARRELARFYPTYADFEPLKPDGRPFELREPRLVPLKEDGSPDLEALNAEFTEEYLRDPRNPRWVPKPTVAYLWARTVQCKNCRATVPLLKTRWLCKKDRKRVVLTMEPNPDKTGVIFGVQNDVPVAGGNAAQRREHDRKTGAGTMSRSGATCPCCGTIMTMEDIRLEGQAGRLGAVMTAVVVDGPNGKEYRLPAAEEVRLAQEAEKELDRVFAEIPFGLPEEPVPQGASRAGGGSPFTVFSYGLTRWYNLFTSRQLLALGTFVRYTRAARDAMREAAYPPEWVEAVGAYLAQALDFVANRNSAVCSWTLTRETTRGTFARFALPIVWDFAEANPSEEASGGYPGAIEWVCRYIDHVLVFGQESQFTRVFQKTATEELGSFLDVIITDPPYYDAIPYSDLMDFFYVWLRRTLYGLSPEIDAAFREPLSPKWDHEKNDGELIDDASRFGGDRQKSKAAYEEGMFRAFQACYRALKPEGRLVVVFAHKHPDAWETMVSAIIRAGFVVVASWPIQTEMGNRTRALSSAALASSVWLVCKKRPENARPGWDNRVLEEMREKIHTRLREFWDAGIRGPDFVWAATGPALEAYSKHPVVKKANDPGQVMTVSEFLRAVRRLVVDFVVGRVLSHNGGAEGASGLDDVTTYYLLHRHDFGFEDVPAGACILYAVSCGLSDRELVDQYDLLVRTGGQEQDEEDEEAGEEEGDEIKEGTGSKVRLKPWQRRLRKTLGLEAGGRPAPLIDQVHRLMHLWKTGDVVKVDEYLDARGLRRHRLFHQLLQALIELAPPGSDERSLLESISNHVAARGVAPPKQLELIFFESE, encoded by the coding sequence ATGACCGATTATCCTCGCCTCATCGAGCGGGCCTTCCCGCTGAAGCAGGCGTCGCTGGATGCGGTGCACGAGAAAAACGTGCGGCACGGGCACATCTCCACGCTGCATATCTGGCCGGCGCGGCGGCCGCTGGCGGCCTGCCGGGCGGCGCTGATCGCCACGCTGCTGCCCGATCCCGGCACGCCGGAGGAGCGCCGGCGTATTCTTGAGAAGCTGGCGGGCCGGGTGGTGCAGAAGGTGGAGAAAAAGAAGCTGCCCGGCGCCCACGTCATCGAGCGCATCAGGGAAGAAACCGAGGGCGGCATCCTGCACTGGGGGCGGGAGAATGGCCCGGCGCTGGACTGGTTCCGCGCCGAGATCAAAAAGGCTTACGGCGGCCGGGCGCCGAAGGTGCTGGACCCCTTCGCCGGTGGCGGGTCCATCCCCCTTGAGGCGATGCGGCTCGGCTGCGAAGTGACCGCCATCGACATCAACCCGGTGGCCTGGTTCATCCTCAAGTGCACCCTGGAATACCCGCAGAAGCTGGCCGGGCAGAAAAGGCCGCTGCCGGAGTTTATTTTAGCCGACCAGGATTTTATGGAAGCCTTTTACAAGGTCCATCCGGGAATTGTTGGCCGGGGGCGGCTGCAGAAGAGGCAACTTGATTTGGAAAGTTTATTCAGCCAGCAAGAAACCGGAGAGCTTCCGGTGCCGGAGGCGGATCTCTCCTGGCACGTGCGCGCCTGGGGAAGATGGGTGCTTAAGCATGCTCGCCGGGAACTGGCGCGCTTCTACCCGACCTATGCCGACTTTGAGCCGCTAAAACCGGACGGGCGTCCGTTTGAGCTGCGCGAACCCAGGCTGGTGCCGCTTAAAGAGGACGGTTCGCCCGACCTTGAAGCCTTGAACGCCGAATTTACGGAGGAATACCTCCGGGACCCGCGCAACCCCCGGTGGGTGCCCAAACCGACGGTGGCCTACCTTTGGGCGCGGACGGTGCAGTGCAAGAACTGCCGGGCGACGGTGCCGCTTTTGAAAACCCGCTGGCTCTGCAAGAAGGACAGGAAGCGCGTGGTGCTGACGATGGAACCAAACCCGGATAAAACCGGCGTGATCTTCGGCGTCCAGAATGATGTGCCCGTGGCCGGCGGCAACGCGGCGCAAAGGCGCGAGCACGACCGGAAAACCGGCGCCGGGACCATGTCCCGCTCCGGGGCGACCTGCCCCTGCTGCGGGACGATTATGACGATGGAGGATATACGCCTCGAAGGACAGGCGGGCCGGTTAGGGGCGGTGATGACCGCCGTCGTGGTGGACGGGCCGAACGGCAAGGAGTACCGCCTGCCGGCGGCGGAGGAGGTCCGCCTGGCGCAGGAAGCGGAGAAGGAACTGGACAGGGTTTTTGCGGAGATTCCGTTCGGGCTGCCGGAGGAGCCCGTTCCACAAGGAGCAAGCCGTGCAGGCGGTGGCTCTCCTTTTACAGTATTCTCTTATGGCCTTACCCGGTGGTATAACCTCTTCACCTCCCGCCAGCTCCTGGCCCTGGGCACCTTCGTTAGATACACCCGCGCCGCCCGCGACGCCATGCGGGAGGCGGCTTACCCGCCGGAGTGGGTGGAAGCGGTGGGGGCGTATTTGGCGCAGGCGTTAGATTTTGTGGCGAACCGTAATAGTGCGGTGTGTTCATGGACACTTACGAGAGAAACAACCCGCGGCACCTTTGCGAGATTTGCCCTACCAATTGTGTGGGATTTTGCTGAAGCAAACCCGTCTGAAGAAGCTTCCGGAGGTTATCCAGGGGCGATTGAGTGGGTATGTCGCTACATAGACCATGTATTGGTTTTTGGACAGGAAAGTCAATTTACGAGGGTCTTCCAGAAGACAGCTACAGAAGAATTGGGTAGTTTCTTAGACGTTATTATCACCGACCCCCCCTACTACGACGCCATCCCGTACTCCGACCTGATGGACTTCTTCTACGTCTGGCTGCGGCGGACGCTGTACGGGCTGTCGCCCGAAATAGACGCGGCCTTTCGGGAACCGCTATCTCCGAAGTGGGACCATGAAAAGAACGACGGGGAACTGATCGACGACGCCAGCCGGTTCGGCGGCGACAGGCAGAAATCGAAGGCCGCGTACGAAGAGGGGATGTTCCGTGCCTTCCAGGCCTGCTACCGGGCGCTGAAGCCCGAAGGGCGGCTGGTCGTAGTCTTTGCCCACAAGCACCCGGACGCCTGGGAGACCATGGTTTCGGCCATCATCCGGGCCGGGTTTGTGGTGGTCGCGAGCTGGCCCATCCAGACGGAGATGGGCAACCGCACCCGTGCCCTCTCCTCGGCGGCGCTTGCCTCCTCTGTCTGGCTGGTCTGCAAGAAGCGCCCGGAAAACGCGCGGCCCGGCTGGGACAACCGCGTCCTGGAGGAGATGCGGGAGAAGATCCACACCCGGCTGCGGGAGTTCTGGGACGCGGGCATCCGGGGGCCCGACTTTGTCTGGGCGGCCACCGGCCCGGCGCTGGAGGCTTACAGCAAACATCCGGTCGTCAAGAAGGCGAACGATCCCGGGCAGGTCATGACTGTTTCCGAGTTCCTGCGGGCCGTCCGCCGGCTGGTGGTGGACTTCGTTGTCGGCCGGGTGCTCTCCCATAACGGCGGCGCGGAAGGCGCGAGCGGTTTAGATGACGTAACTACTTACTACCTTTTACACCGCCACGACTTCGGTTTTGAGGACGTTCCGGCCGGGGCCTGCATCCTCTATGCTGTCTCATGCGGCCTCTCGGACCGCGAACTCGTTGACCAGTACGACCTTCTGGTCCGCACCGGCGGTCAGGAGCAGGATGAAGAGGATGAAGAAGCCGGGGAAGAAGAGGGGGACGAGATCAAGGAAGGCACCGGCAGCAAGGTCCGGCTCAAACCCTGGCAAAGGCGCCTTCGCAAGACGCTGGGCCTGGAAGCCGGGGGCCGCCCTGCGCCCCTCATCGACCAGGTGCACCGGTTGATGCACCTCTGGAAGACCGGCGACGTGGTGAAGGTGGACGAGTACCTCGACGCCCGGGGCTTGCGCCGCCACCGCCTCTTCCACCAGCTCCTCCAGGCCTTAATCGAGCTCGCCCCACCCGGCAGCGACGAACGCTCCCTCCTGGAGAGCATCAGCAACCACGTCGCTGCCCGCGGGGTAGCTCCGCCGAAACAACTGGAACTCATTTTTTTCGAAAGTGAATAG
- a CDS encoding DUF3800 domain-containing protein: MKLCYVDESGNQASDPCLVMVGILADSYRLNRTREEFGEFFDVIQGLFEENLKELKGAKIIFGRDRWRKVDPEIRKRITNYLCEWVSVRKHGLLLAAIDRKKWFNFNGQIGVKDEWLACSLHIALQIQKYSQGLKRNKGHTILIFDENKAKADSLAELLWDPPAWTDDFYERKERQERFDQLIDSAFTVKSHHAGLVQIADLYALIFRRYAEIAEYGSKEEWSGESRFIDYCVKDLSSRLIPRSIRWPSRTKSKCAKWFNSLAPESLVKLGR, encoded by the coding sequence ATGAAGCTATGCTACGTTGACGAGAGCGGTAACCAGGCTTCGGATCCGTGTTTAGTTATGGTGGGTATTCTTGCAGATTCGTACCGACTCAATAGAACGAGGGAAGAGTTTGGCGAGTTTTTTGATGTGATACAGGGCTTGTTTGAAGAAAACCTTAAAGAGTTAAAAGGTGCGAAGATTATTTTTGGGCGGGACCGATGGCGAAAAGTTGATCCTGAAATTCGTAAAAGAATCACAAATTATCTTTGTGAATGGGTCAGCGTAAGAAAACATGGGTTACTCCTTGCTGCCATAGATAGAAAAAAGTGGTTCAACTTCAATGGACAAATAGGAGTAAAAGACGAATGGTTGGCCTGTTCCCTGCATATTGCTTTGCAGATTCAAAAGTATAGCCAAGGTCTAAAGAGAAACAAAGGACACACAATTCTTATCTTTGACGAGAACAAAGCAAAGGCAGATAGCCTTGCGGAGTTGCTTTGGGACCCTCCCGCTTGGACGGATGATTTTTACGAGAGAAAGGAAAGGCAAGAGCGTTTTGATCAATTAATTGATAGCGCCTTCACTGTTAAATCGCATCATGCAGGATTGGTTCAAATTGCGGACCTATACGCGCTAATTTTTCGTCGTTATGCCGAAATTGCAGAATATGGAAGTAAAGAGGAGTGGAGTGGTGAAAGTCGGTTCATAGATTATTGTGTCAAAGATTTAAGTTCAAGATTGATCCCACGTTCGATACGATGGCCATCAAGAACAAAAAGCAAGTGTGCTAAATGGTTTAACTCATTGGCTCCAGAGTCGTTGGTGAAATTGGGGAGGTAG